From one Mytilus edulis chromosome 1, xbMytEdul2.2, whole genome shotgun sequence genomic stretch:
- the LOC139482019 gene encoding nucleolar protein 58-like, whose amino-acid sequence MEWTAEKEEKVHKVVAGFSEAIICVATFEFTYEQWANVEGDIRAAEDRESALIKELDKLKEHGTTEKEYLEREEYGLKVQDAGDISDELKDLDEALDVAEQQMAYIRLERQGAPMSAAEQQEALLRAGHQEESLSAPEQLEASASAAEQEESISVEEQKEAYMKLADVLGPTEKSSPKNAGYLFQDIVQNSKQNGAISKQSKKDKKRIKKNIKKDEKLREKIAKKEEKVVQLHFKLVDQIMKRYNKDVKVQQKKEEQRRKKIDKIEIKAQKMLEKEMKRIKKVDAKEEKKKKTPIMVEKDKKHDTKKSKTKKETENNKGQEMKEARNKDGVKAMKNKTKKETENNKGQEMKEARNKDGMKAMKKNKTKKEAKKNKDEKTKESQTMENIDNDGKKNSVSANIQAFLRIFSCNKRQEKNEAVV is encoded by the exons ATGGAGTGGACagcagaaaaagaagaaaaagtacATAAAGTAGTAGCTGGGTTCAGTGAAGCAATCATTTGTGTTGCGACATTTGAATTCACATACGAACAGTGGGCAAATGTAGAAGGAGACATAAGAGCAGCTGAGGATAGGGAATCTGCCCTGATAAAGGAGTTAG acaaattaaaagagCATGGTACAACCGAAAAAGAATATTTAGAAAGGGAAGAATATGGGTTGAAAGTTCAAGACGCCGGTGATATATCTGACGAATTGAAAGACTTGGACGAGGCATTAGACGTGGCAGAACAACAGATGGCATATATAAGATTAGAACGTCAAGGTGCACCTATGAGTGCAGCAGAGCAACAAGAGGCATTACTCAGAGCAGGACACCAAGAGGAATCTTTGAGTGCACCAGAACAGCTAGAGGCATCTGCGAGTGCAGCAGAACAAGAGGAATCTATAAGTGTAGAAGAACAAAAAGAGGCATACATGAAATTAGCAG atgttttaGGACCAACAGAAAAATCGTCGCCAAAGAATGCCGGCTATCTTTTCCAG GATATTGTCCAGAATTCTAAACAGAATGGAGCTATTAGCAAAcaatcaaaaaaggacaaaaagaggataaaaaaaaatattaagaaagaCGAGAAATTAAGAGAAAAAATTGCTAAAAAAGAGGAAAAAGTTGTACAGTTGCACTTTAAGTTGGTAGATCAAATTATGAAAAGGTACAACAAGGACGTCAAAGTACAACAAAAAAAGGAAGAACAGAGGAGAAAGAAGATTGACAAGATTGAGATAAAAGCTCAAAAGATGTTGGAGAAAG AAATGAAGAGGATAAAGAAAGTAGATGcaaaagaagaaaagaagaaaaagaccCCCATTATGGTTGAAAAGgacaaaaaacatgatacaaaGAAAAGCAAAACAAAGAAAGAGACAGAAAATAATAAGGGTCAGGAGATGAAAGAGGCACGCAATAAAGATGGTGTAAAGgctatgaaaaacaaaacaaagaaagagACAGAAAATAATAAGGGTCAGGAGATGAAAGAGGCACGCAACAAAGATGGTATGAAGGctatgaagaaaaacaaaacaaagaaagaggcaaagaaaaacaaagatgAAAAGACGAAAGAGTCGCAAACCATGGAAAACATTGATAATGACGGAAAGAAAAATTCAGTTTCAGCAAACATTCAGGCATTTTTGCGAATCTTTTCTTGCAACAAACGTCAGGAAAAGAATGAAGCTGTAGTTTGA